From Neomonachus schauinslandi chromosome 12, ASM220157v2, whole genome shotgun sequence, the proteins below share one genomic window:
- the BPGM gene encoding bisphosphoglycerate mutase, which produces MSKYKLIMLRHGEGAWNKENRFCSWVDQKLNSEGMEEARNCGKQLKALNLEFDLVFTSILNRSIHTAWLILEELGQEWVPVESSWRLNERHYGALIGLNREQMALNHGEEQVRLWRRSYNVTPPPIEESHPFYHEIYNDRRYKVCDIPVDQLPRSESLKDVLERLLPFWNERIAPEVLSGKTVLISAHGNSSRALLKHLEGISDEDIINITLPTGVPILLELDENLHAVGPHQFLGDQEAIQAAIKKIDDQGKVKKQAEK; this is translated from the exons ATGTCCAAGTACAAACTGATTATGTTAAGACATGGAGAGGGCGCTTGGAATAAAGAGAATCGTTTTTGTAGCTGGGTGGATCAGAAACTTAACAGTGAAGGAATGGAGGAAGCTCGGAACTGTGGAAAGCAACTCAAAGCACTAAACTTGGAGTTTGATCTCGTATTCACATCCATCCTGAATCGGTCCATCCACACAGCCTGGCTGATCCTGGAAGAGCTGGGCCAGGAGTGGGTTCCGGTGGAAAGCTCCTGGCGTCTAAATGAGCGTCACTATGGAGCTTTGATCGGTCTCAACAGGGAGCAGATGGCTTTGAATCATGGTGAAGAACAAGTGAGGCTCTGGAGAAGAAGCTACAATGTGACCCCACCACCCATTGAGGAATCTCACCCTTTCTACCATGAAATCTACAATGACCGGAGGTATAAAGTGTGCGACATACCTGTGGATCAGCTGCCCCGATCTGAAAGCTTAAAGGATGTTCTGGAGAGACTCCTTCCCTTTTGGAACGAAAGGATTGCTCCTGAAGTATTAAGTGGCAAAACCGTTCTGATATCCGCTCATGGAAATAGCAGTAGGGCTCTCCTGAAGCATCTGGAAG GTATCTCCGATGAAGACATTATCAACATTACTCTTCCCACTGGAGTCCCCATTCTCCTGGAACTGGATGAGAACCTGCATGCTGTTGGGCCCCACCAGTTCCTGGGCGACCAAGAAGCTATCCAAGCCGCCATTAAGAAAATAGATGAtcaaggaaaagtgaaaaaacaagCTGAAAAATGA